Proteins encoded together in one Amblyomma americanum isolate KBUSLIRL-KWMA chromosome 1, ASM5285725v1, whole genome shotgun sequence window:
- the PNKP gene encoding polynucleotide kinase 3'-phosphatase, translating into MRYSNCMLRSKSATLPNIILPHNQDTVVGRSRSTQIRNKRCSRCQVKLRADFDSGTIEVTQLGENSCRVSGRRLAARETVTVHNGDQFDLLAEELPYEVVFEKSFDHSIPSSATHTESLKSLNCGEKHRSKRKTEGEDMPLPKKHTNADARDESDEHVKEVSQKLKHMQNSFKERRNHEKSVKPNEGATSSLCTLPPVNPVKSGWVELRDHHVLMYNSDGLEQKSKIAAFDLDGTLITTKSGKVFPVNSRDWRILLPQCEARLRSLIEEGYKLVIITNQRGLAKGHSHEADFKAKVEHILKKLAVPAQVYVSVGHGFYRKPAPGIWRHLEAEGNGGIPVKLEESFYVGDAAGRPANWEPKRKKDFSCSDRLFALNIGIAFYTPEEFFLKRPAAKFELPAFDPRQVPDLPLAEVVATTGPNRSKFLNGDDLSAGHTEVVVLVGYPASGKSHFAKEYLVPKQYVHINRDMLKSWQKCVEECEKALERDRSAVIDNTNPDPESRKRFIDIAKKHGCECRCFVFDCSLERAKHNNQFREIKLKGQPHISVTDMVLYSHRSKFKEPCLSEGFFEIVKINFVPKFSTPEDEKLYRSFLKDK; encoded by the exons ATGCGTTACTCGAATTGCATGCTCCGGAGCAAATCTGCTACCCTGCCTAACATTATACTACCACATAACCAAGACACCGTTGTTGGCAGAAGCCGCAGCACTCAAATTCGGAACAAGCGCTGCTCTAGATGTCAAG tcaaaCTGCGAGCAGATTTCGACAGCGGCACGATTGAAGTAACGCAACTTGGAGAAAATTCATGCCGGGTATCGGGCAGGCGTCTAGCCGCAAGGGAGACGGTGACGGTTCATAACGGCGATCAGTTTGATTTACTGGCGGAGGAGCTGCCCTATGAAGTGGTGTTTGAAAAGTCTTTTGATCATAGCATACCGTCCTCGGCTACTCATACTGAGTCTCTAAAGTCTCTAAACTGTGGCGAAAAGCATCGCTCGAAGAGGAAAACTGAAGGCGAAGATATGCCGCTACCTAAGAAAC ATACAAACGCCGACGCGCGTGATGAGAGTGACGAGCACGTAAAAGAAGTTTCTCAGAAATTAAAACACATGCAGAATAGCTTCAAAGAACGCCGTAACCATGAGAAATCGGTTAAACCGAATGAAGGTGCAACTTCGAGCCTCTGTACCCTACCTCCAGTGAACCCAGTGAAGAGTGGATGGGTGGAATTGAGAGACCATCATGTTTTGATGTATAATTCCGATGGACTTGAACAAAAGTCGAAG ATTGCTGCATTCGACCTTGATGGAACCCTTATCACTACCAAGTCTGGCAAGGTGTTTCCTGTCAATTCGCGTGATTGGCG tatactGCTGCCACAGTGTGAGGCACGCTTGCGTAGCCTCATAGAAGAGGGCTACAAGCTTGTTATCATTACGAATCAAAGAGGACTTGCTAAGGGCCACAGCCATGAAGCAGATTTCAAGGCCAAAGTGGAGCATATTCTGAAGAAGCTGGCTGTGCCAGCTCAAGTCTATGTGTCTGTTGGCCATGGGTTCTATCGCAAGCCAGCACCAGGAATATGGCGCCACCTGGAAGCTGAAGGAAATGGAGGCATCCCTGTGAAGTTGGAGGAGTCTTTTTATGTTGGAG ATGCTGCAGGGAGACCAGCAAACTGGGAACCAAAGCGCAAGAAAGATTTTTCATGTTCAGACAGGCTG tttgctctgaatattggaattGCATTTTACACTCCAGAAGAGTTCTTCTTGAAGCGCCCTGCAGCTAAGTTTGAGCTCCCAGCTTTCGACCCC CGTCAAGTGCCAGATCTGCCGCTTGCAGAAGTTGTAGCCACTACAGGGCCTAATAGGAGTAAATTTTTGAATGGTGATGATCTCTCAGCAGGCCACACTGAG GTTGTGGTGCTTGTTGGATATCCTGCAT CTGGTAAGAGCCACTTTGCAAAGGAGTACCTTGTGCCAAAGCAGTATGTTCACATTAACCGT GACATGTTAAAGTCGTGGCAGAAGTGTGTAGAAGAATGCGAAAAAGCACTGGAGCGTGACCGAAGTGCAGTCATAGACAATACGAACCCAGATCCTGAAAGCCGAAAAAG gtTTATAGACATTGCGAAGAAACATGGCTGTGAGTGCAGATGTTTTGTATTTGACTGCTCCTTGGAGAGGGCGAAGCATAATAATCAG TTTCGAGAAATTAAACTAAAAGGACAGCCTCATATTTCTGTAACTGATATGGTTCTCTACAGTCATCG GTCCAAGTTCAAAGAGCCATGTTTGTCCGAGGGATTCTTTGAAATTGTAAAAATCAACTTTGTTCCTAAGTTCAGCACGCCTGAAGATGAAAAACTGTACAGATCTTTTCTCAAAGACAAATAA